GTAGTGGACGCGCTTGAGCACCGCGAGAGCGGAGACGAGACTGACGGCATCCTCTCTCCGCACGCCCGACTGAGCTTCTCCTTCCCCACGCGCGACAAAAACGACCGTGACCACGACGGCGTGCCCCGCGAGCTGGACCTTGACGATAGCATCGCTGAGGACAACGACGGGTACATGGATCACGACGGCCTACCGGAGGAAAATCCTGATTTCGTCCGCTACTACCACGGCAAGATGAAGCTGGTGGAGGAAGTGCGCGAAATCGCCCGCCAGGAGGCGGTGCCGGAAAAGAAGCCGGTGGTTATCCACCATCCGATTCGGCGGGCAGAGTTGCACCACTCCCTGAAGCTTGTCGCGGACGTGTACGCAGACAGTCTCCTGTTGTGCGCCGCCCTGTATCGCGCAGAGCCAGGAGTTAAGTGGTCAGTGGTGCCCATGCACCCTCATCCGTCTGCGCCCTTCCGCTATGAGGCTTCCCTGCCGAACAGCGCGGTGCAGAGCGGGCTCAGGTACCTTGTGGCCGCAGTGAATGCGGACAAAACCAACATTGGCTATTCAGGCTTGCCGCGACGACCATTGCAGGTAAAGGTCTTCCCCCATGCGTCGCGGTGGCGGAGAGTGGGTGGAACCGTCGCAGCGCTCGGTTGGAGCGCGGCCGGTTTCTGGGTGCTGAGGAGGCAAAAGTAGGGAGGAACCATGAAACGGACGCTTTCATGCCGTTGGTTGGTCGTGCTCGCGCTGGCCACGGCGTTCTTGGCGGGCTGCGCGTCCAGCAAGGCGAAAAAAGAGCCGGTCACCGAGGAGCAGTTTAACCTAGATGAGCTCTTGGGGGAGAAGAAACCGCAGGAGGAGGCCCCTGCCAAAGCGGACGATGAGGCAGAAGTACTAAAGTTGCTCGGTGTGACCAAGGAAGAAAAGGCAGCCCCTGCTACTTCCACCCCGGCAACAACCAAGCCTGCAGAGCCGGACGCCTCCGCGCTGCAGAAGCAGCTCGAGAGCAAGGACCTCGAGATCGCTGCCCTCCGCTCGGAAGTGGCCAAGAAGGAGGATCGCATCGACGAGTTGCAGCGTGAACTCCGCGAGCTCAAGGCAGCCCCGGCCGCCACTGGTGGTCCCACGGTCGCCGGCTTCGAGGGAAAGTACCAACAGGCTCTGCAGACGTATCAGAGCAGAAGGTACCGGGAGGCAATCACCCAGTTCGAGTCGCTCCTGGCTGCCCAGCCCAATCACAAACTCGCTGACAACTGCCAGTACTGGATCGGGGAATGCCGGTATGCCTTGGGCGAGTACGAGCAGGCGATCGCTGACTTCCAGAAGGTATTTGGCCTGGGCGACGGCAACAAGAGCGACGCTGCGCAGCTCAAGCTCGGCTTGTGCTACCTGCGGCTGGGTGACAAATTGCGCGCCAAGGAGGAGTTTCAACGCCTTCTGGTTGAGTACCCGAAGAGCGAGTTTGCCCCGCGCGCCCAAAGCTACTTAGATAAGCTGCAATAGCAAGTCAGGAGCGAATAGCGGCTCGCCTTTGTGCGAGCCGCCTCGCTCACGCTGGCCAGTGATTCTGGTCCGGGTGGACTGTTGTATCCACGCCGGACTTTTTTGCATGGTGGTCTTGCCATGTGCACGAGCTGAGGAGTCTTCATGCACCAGGATCCGCAATCATCCTCTGCCCAAGGGGGAGGCCCGGCGCGCCACGCCTGGTTGACGCGCAACGTGGCCGCCCTCAGCGGCGTCAGCCTGTTGAATGACGTCAGCAGCGAGATGATTTACCCGCTGCTTCCCCTGTTTCTCACCCGCGTGCTCGGCGCTGGACCTGCCTTTCTGGGCTTGGTGGAAGGAGTTGCCGAGACCACGGCCAGCCTGCTCAAGCTCTTCTCCGGCTGGCTTTCCGACCGCCTGCGCCGCCGCAAGCTCCTGGCCGTGTGCGGTTACGGCGTCTCATCCCTAGTGCGACCGCTCACGGCCCTGGCCTCTGCCCCCTGGCATGTGCTGGTGGTGCGCTTTTGGGATCGCGTGGGAAAAGGGGTGCGCACGGCGCCGCGGGACGCCCTCCTCGTCGCCTCATCTCCCCCGGCCAGTCGCGGCAAAGCTTTTGGCTTGCAGCGAGCTATGGACCACCTCGGAGCAGTGCTCGGCCCGCTCATCGCCACCTTCATGTTGGCCGCGTTGACCACCAACGTGCGCACCGTTTTTTGGTGCGCAGCCATCCCGGCGGCCCTGAGCATGGCGCTGCTCATCGCCGCGGTCAAGGAGCAGACGAGCGACAAGACAGCCAGTGAGGCACCCAAGATCACCTGGCGTCAATTCGATCGCCGCTTCTTGTTCTACGTGGGCATCGTCTTCCTTTTCACTCTGGGCAATTCCAGCGACATGTTCCTCTTGCTGCGGGCCAGTAACCTCGGCGTGCCAGCGGCTCTGGTGCCGACATTGTGGATGGTGCATCATCTGGTCAAGTCGACAACATCCCTCCCCGGGGGAAGCTTGTCCGATCGTATCGGTCGCAAGAGGGTGATCGTTGCCGGCTGGTTGGTGTACGCGTTGACCTACGCCGGCTTTGCGCTGGCCGAGCGCGCCTGGCACATTTGGGGCTTGTTTGTGGTGTACGGGCTCTACTTTGGTCTTACCGAAGGTACTGAGAAGGCACTGGTCGCTGACTTTGTCAACCCGGAACAACGCGGCACGGCCTACGGCCTGTTCAACTTCGCCGTCGGTATAGGGGCCTTGCCGGCAAGCGTGCTCATGGGACTCTTGTGGCAAAAGTTCGGGCCAACTGTTGCCTTTGGGCTCGGCGCTGGTCTGGCTGGCCTTTCGTGCGTGTTGCTTTCCCTGCTGCGCGTGCCTAAGCTGGCTCATCAACGGTGAAAGGAACCTCCGCGGTCTATGGTGCGGTTCACCTTGCTCACGCCGACGCTGGTTCGTTTGGAGTATTCGCCCACTGGCACCTTTGTCGATCAGCCCTCCGTGGTGGTCATCAATCGTAACTGGCCGCCTGTGCCCGCCAAGCAGTACGAGGAGAAAGGGTATTGCTGCTTGGACGGGGAGCGGCTACGCATCCGCTACCGGAAGAACTCCGGCCCATTCGGACCGGAGAACCTACTGGTCTGTTACCGACACGGCGACCAGTGGCGTACCTGGCGGCCTGGAGAGCAGGATCCTCACAACTTGGGCGGCACCCTGCACAGCCTCGATGGCGTGTCGGAGAGCAGTCTACCCCCGCTGCCTGCTGGGATCCTCAGCCGCAGCGGCTACTATCTGCTCCAGGATGAACACCATGCCTTGTTGACAGCGGACGGCTGGCACACGCCCCGCAAAGAGCCCACGGCGCAATATTGGTACTTCTTCGGCTACGGCGATGACTATGCGCTGGCGCTAAGGGAATACGCTCAGCTCACCGGCCCCGTGCCGATGCTCCCCCGCTGGGCCTTTGGGGCGTGGTACTCCCGGTACTGGCCTTACAGCGACCGCGAGCTGCGGGAGGTCGTCACGCGCTTCAAACGGGAGAGCTTGCCGCTTGCCGTGCTGGTCATTGACGTCGACTGGCACCTTCATGGCTGGGAGGGCTATGACTGGAACCCGGAGCTCTTCCCACGCCCGGAAGAGTTTCTGGCCTGGGTCCACGCGCAAGGCCTGAAGGTGACGCTCAACAATCATCCCGGCTTGCTGCCGCCAGAGGAGAGCGCCTACCAGGAGGTGGTGGCCAGGTTAGGCACGGGACACATAGGGCCCGATGGCTCATTCGTGTTCAACCTTGCGCTCCGCGAGCACGCAGAGGTCTTTATGGACCTGCTGCACAAGCCGTTTCACGGACAAGGAGTGGACTTTTGGTGGATCGACGGCGCCGCAGCCTCGGCACCGGGACTGAACGGCCAGATGTGGACGAACAAGGTCTACTACGACAAGACCGAGACGTATACCGGCAAGCGTGCGCTCATTTTCAGCCGCTATGGTGGCCACGGCTCACACCGCTATCCCATCTCCTTTTCCGGCGACACCTACTCCGATTGGGGCGTGCTCCGCTACGAGATTGCCTTTACGGCCACCGCCGGTAATGTCCTGATCCCCTACTGGACACACGACATAGGCGGCTTCTTCGGCAACAAGCTCGACGACGAGCTCTACGTGCGGTGGGTGCAGTTCGGCGCCCTCAGTCCTTTTCTCCGCCTGCATAGTGACCACGGCATTCGCGAGCCGTGGCGATACAGCCGCGCTGCGCAGCGCATCGTACGCGCCTTCTTCCATTTGCGCTCTCGGCTGCTCCCTTGCATCTACACCTACGCGCGGCAGGTCCATGAGCACGCCTTGCCTCTGTGCCGGCCTCTCTACCTCGAGTGGCCCCACATTGAGGAAGCCTACGCCTATCGCCACCAGTACCTCTTCGGGCGCGAACTGCTGGTGGCCCCCATAGACCAGCCTGGAGAGTTCGGCGTCGCCACCAAAGAAGTCTACTTCCCGCCTGGCACATGGGTGGACATGTTCACTGGTAGTCGTATCCGCGGTCCCAAGGTGGCGGTCTGGCGTTCGCCTCTGGCGCAGATGCCTCTCTTCGCCCGCGCGGGAGCCATCGTGCCGCAGGCGTCCCTGGACATGCCGGGTGAGGTGCTGGTCGTCGACGTCTACTCCGGAGCGAACGGGGAATTCGAGCTGTATGAGGACGACGGGGAGACGCTCGCCTACCGTGACGGCGCGTACCGCACAACCCCAATCCGCTACTCCATGGCAGCTGGCCGACACTGCGTGGAAGTGGGCCCTGCGCGGGGAACCTACCGGGGTGCTCCCGCAAAGCGCGCCTACCTGATCAGGCTACTTTCCCTTCCTCGCCCAAAGGTGGTGGAGCTCGACGGGCAACCCTTGCCGCGGGTCAAAAGCAAGAAAGCCCTATCCGCGAGCAACGGGGCCTGGTGCTATGGTCAGGCGGGGCACTGTGTCGAAGTCAAAACTTCGGTGCGCGACTCCTCGGCGCCCGTGAGGGTGGCAGTGCACACGGACGCGGATGCGGCTTACCTCGATCTCTTGGCCGCGGCCGAGCAACAGGTCCAGCTTCTCACGGACCTTCGTGAGGCAGCTCGGCAAGTGGCCGCTCGCGGACCTCTTGCCGCCAAGCTCGACGCTTTATTCCGGCGCGCAGAGCACCACCGGCTGCAGGCCGGAAAAGGGGCATTGACCACCGTACGCTTGGGCGAGGCCGTCGCTGCCATGGAGCAGGAGTTGCGGGCCTTGGCAAACGAAATAGCCTCCGAGGCCCCAGTCCAAAGCCGACGACAGCTTCTCCAGGCGCTCTTTGGGTTAGTTGCCTGTACCCGCATCGGCGAGATGCATGGCGACGAGGCCATTCTGCCCATCATCTGCACCTTTGCCTCGGGGGAACTGGCACCCAGGCTGCAGGTGACCAGCATCTTGTCCGCCTCCCGGGAATGGCTGCAAGGGCTGCAGGGTCCAGCCTCGGTGAGCGGAGAACTTGCCCCCGGTGGCGTGTTCACGGCGAAGTTCCTGCTTGTTGCGCCCTCTCGCTTCCCGGTGGACAGAATAACCTTCCAGGTGGACAATCGCCTGCAGTGGAACGGCCAGGAGTTCCGGCATCCGGCCAGCTTCGAGCTCCCCGCCACATTCCTGCAGGCCTACCACCTCATCGGGCCGTTCGACAATGCAGACCACCAAGCGCTTGACCGCGTCGACCCGCCGGAAAACGAGATCAACCTCGCCGGCTGCTACCCTGGCAAGTTCGGACCGGTGCGCTGGCAGAAGTGGCAGTGGCGCCCCCCGCGGCGGAGCACCGGCTCGGTGTTCATCAACTTGCGCAACACCATCTACTCCGGCCACGACGTGGCAGCCTATGCGGTGACCGACCTGCACAGCCCACAGGACATGGAGGTCCTCTTTGCCCTTGGCTCAACTGGCGGCTACCGCCTGTGGGTCAATGGCCAGCTGGTGCATGTGCATCGCCAGCAGCGTTCCGCCATGCCAGGTCAGGACAAAGTCCTGGTCCGACTACGCGCTGGGCGGAATCGGGTGCTCATCAAGTCGGTGCACACTGGCGGGAGCTGGGGCTTCTTCCTGGAGGTGACAGACCTGGGAGGAAAACCTGTCCCGCATTTGGTGAACGCCTACGTGGAGTGAGCGTCCCGCTCCGGAGGCACCTCATGGTTATCCAGGCTCTGCGACTGCGCAACTACCGGCGATTCCGCGCGCTTGAAATCGAGTTTCCGGAAAACCTGATTGGCATCATCGGTCCCAACGGCGTGGGCAAGACCACCATCGTCGAGGCCATAGGGTGGGCCCTGTACGGCAACCGGGTAAAGCGCACCGACAAGACCGACGTCCGCTCGCAGTCAGCCTCACCCAGGGAGATCTGCAGCGCGGAACTGCTCTTCGCCTGTGGCGGTGAGCAATACCGCATAGTGCGACAACTGCGCGGAAAGGATGCAATTGCCGAGGCGGCGGCATATCGCGGTGCAG
The genomic region above belongs to Calditrichota bacterium and contains:
- a CDS encoding tetratricopeptide repeat protein is translated as MKRTLSCRWLVVLALATAFLAGCASSKAKKEPVTEEQFNLDELLGEKKPQEEAPAKADDEAEVLKLLGVTKEEKAAPATSTPATTKPAEPDASALQKQLESKDLEIAALRSEVAKKEDRIDELQRELRELKAAPAATGGPTVAGFEGKYQQALQTYQSRRYREAITQFESLLAAQPNHKLADNCQYWIGECRYALGEYEQAIADFQKVFGLGDGNKSDAAQLKLGLCYLRLGDKLRAKEEFQRLLVEYPKSEFAPRAQSYLDKLQ
- a CDS encoding DUF5110 domain-containing protein — protein: MVRFTLLTPTLVRLEYSPTGTFVDQPSVVVINRNWPPVPAKQYEEKGYCCLDGERLRIRYRKNSGPFGPENLLVCYRHGDQWRTWRPGEQDPHNLGGTLHSLDGVSESSLPPLPAGILSRSGYYLLQDEHHALLTADGWHTPRKEPTAQYWYFFGYGDDYALALREYAQLTGPVPMLPRWAFGAWYSRYWPYSDRELREVVTRFKRESLPLAVLVIDVDWHLHGWEGYDWNPELFPRPEEFLAWVHAQGLKVTLNNHPGLLPPEESAYQEVVARLGTGHIGPDGSFVFNLALREHAEVFMDLLHKPFHGQGVDFWWIDGAAASAPGLNGQMWTNKVYYDKTETYTGKRALIFSRYGGHGSHRYPISFSGDTYSDWGVLRYEIAFTATAGNVLIPYWTHDIGGFFGNKLDDELYVRWVQFGALSPFLRLHSDHGIREPWRYSRAAQRIVRAFFHLRSRLLPCIYTYARQVHEHALPLCRPLYLEWPHIEEAYAYRHQYLFGRELLVAPIDQPGEFGVATKEVYFPPGTWVDMFTGSRIRGPKVAVWRSPLAQMPLFARAGAIVPQASLDMPGEVLVVDVYSGANGEFELYEDDGETLAYRDGAYRTTPIRYSMAAGRHCVEVGPARGTYRGAPAKRAYLIRLLSLPRPKVVELDGQPLPRVKSKKALSASNGAWCYGQAGHCVEVKTSVRDSSAPVRVAVHTDADAAYLDLLAAAEQQVQLLTDLREAARQVAARGPLAAKLDALFRRAEHHRLQAGKGALTTVRLGEAVAAMEQELRALANEIASEAPVQSRRQLLQALFGLVACTRIGEMHGDEAILPIICTFASGELAPRLQVTSILSASREWLQGLQGPASVSGELAPGGVFTAKFLLVAPSRFPVDRITFQVDNRLQWNGQEFRHPASFELPATFLQAYHLIGPFDNADHQALDRVDPPENEINLAGCYPGKFGPVRWQKWQWRPPRRSTGSVFINLRNTIYSGHDVAAYAVTDLHSPQDMEVLFALGSTGGYRLWVNGQLVHVHRQQRSAMPGQDKVLVRLRAGRNRVLIKSVHTGGSWGFFLEVTDLGGKPVPHLVNAYVE
- a CDS encoding MFS transporter, with translation MHQDPQSSSAQGGGPARHAWLTRNVAALSGVSLLNDVSSEMIYPLLPLFLTRVLGAGPAFLGLVEGVAETTASLLKLFSGWLSDRLRRRKLLAVCGYGVSSLVRPLTALASAPWHVLVVRFWDRVGKGVRTAPRDALLVASSPPASRGKAFGLQRAMDHLGAVLGPLIATFMLAALTTNVRTVFWCAAIPAALSMALLIAAVKEQTSDKTASEAPKITWRQFDRRFLFYVGIVFLFTLGNSSDMFLLLRASNLGVPAALVPTLWMVHHLVKSTTSLPGGSLSDRIGRKRVIVAGWLVYALTYAGFALAERAWHIWGLFVVYGLYFGLTEGTEKALVADFVNPEQRGTAYGLFNFAVGIGALPASVLMGLLWQKFGPTVAFGLGAGLAGLSCVLLSLLRVPKLAHQR